A stretch of DNA from Thermanaerosceptrum fracticalcis:
TGCTCGTCCGGTAAAATCTCTATATCCCGCCAGGAAACACCGCGCAAACCTAAACCCAGAGCCTTCAGGATAGCCTCTTTCGCTGCAAATCGCCCGGCCAGGCACTGGTAGCCATTGGCTTTAGCCTGGCAATAACTTTTTTCCCGGGCCGTTAAGACCTTGTCCCACATGGCCGGATGCCGGAGGGCTGCCTCCCTGACCCGGCTTATTTCGATAATATCCGTACCAACGTATAGCATGTAAAACCTCCAAAAAACGCCTACCGACTTCCCACATCCGACTACCGAACCTAAGGTTCCCTAAAACTTGCGAATGAAGGATAGCGATAAGCGGCTAACAGTACATGATTTAACCCAATTCTTTTTCTATCACGTCACTGATTAAATTTACGACAGTTTCAAGCTGTGTTCTATCTTTTCCTTCGGCCATTACCCTTATTAGGGGCTCAGTACCTGAAGGACGCACCAG
This window harbors:
- the acpS gene encoding holo-ACP synthase; the protein is MLYVGTDIIEISRVREAALRHPAMWDKVLTAREKSYCQAKANGYQCLAGRFAAKEAILKALGLGLRGVSWRDIEILPDEQGQPQVSVYGKLLNRSQELGIKKINLSISHSRDYAMAVAIGEGECGCGS